One stretch of Enterobacter sp. RHBSTW-00994 DNA includes these proteins:
- a CDS encoding carboxypeptidase M32, producing the protein MQKNASYQALTRTFQRLSRFSHLSSIASWDMFTMMPPGGSAARGEALAEMSVLQHQILTDKKVGEWLAAAESEDLNDLEQANLREMTRHYQQASLLPESLVEAKSLAGSKCEHAWRTQRPANDWQGFSTNLKEVVKHSREEARLRAEAKGCSPYDALLDIFEPDMTSDRLDVLFGDMKSWLPDLLANVVEKQSQHAFVPPQGPFPTAIQRELGLEAMKMLGFDFNAGRLDVSAHPFCGGVPEDVRITTRYDEDELLSALFGVIHETGHARYEQNLPKAWAGQPVAQARSTAIHESQSLFFEMQLGRSNAFLKHLLPAVHARFGSQAAFSEENFIAWNQRVKPGYIRVDADEVSYPAHVVLRYEIERSLINGEIEVEDIPALWDEKMQAWLGLSTKDNYRNGCMQDIHWTDGGFGYFPSYTLGAMYAAQLFHAAKTALPGLHASIAGGDFSALFDWLRQNIWQHGSRFTTSQLITQATGEDLNIRYFREHLTSRYL; encoded by the coding sequence ATGCAGAAAAACGCTTCTTATCAGGCACTCACCCGCACCTTCCAGCGTCTCTCCCGCTTCTCACATCTCTCTTCCATCGCCAGTTGGGATATGTTCACCATGATGCCGCCAGGCGGCAGTGCCGCGCGCGGTGAAGCACTGGCTGAAATGAGCGTATTACAGCACCAGATCCTGACCGATAAAAAAGTGGGTGAATGGCTGGCAGCCGCTGAAAGCGAAGATCTGAATGATCTTGAACAGGCTAATCTGCGGGAAATGACGCGCCATTATCAGCAAGCGTCTTTGCTGCCCGAATCGCTGGTGGAAGCAAAATCTCTGGCGGGCAGCAAGTGCGAGCACGCCTGGCGTACACAACGTCCTGCGAATGACTGGCAAGGATTTTCCACCAACCTGAAAGAGGTGGTCAAACACAGCCGGGAAGAGGCCCGCTTGCGCGCCGAAGCCAAAGGCTGCTCGCCTTATGACGCGCTGCTGGATATTTTTGAACCGGATATGACCAGCGATCGCCTTGATGTGCTGTTTGGCGACATGAAATCCTGGCTACCGGATCTGCTTGCGAACGTGGTAGAAAAACAGTCTCAGCACGCCTTCGTGCCACCGCAAGGTCCCTTCCCAACCGCCATTCAGCGCGAGCTGGGACTGGAAGCAATGAAAATGCTTGGCTTCGATTTTAATGCTGGTCGCCTGGATGTCAGTGCGCATCCGTTCTGTGGCGGCGTACCGGAAGATGTACGAATTACCACGCGTTACGATGAGGACGAACTGCTGAGTGCTCTGTTTGGCGTGATTCATGAAACAGGTCACGCCCGCTATGAGCAAAATCTGCCGAAAGCCTGGGCCGGGCAACCTGTCGCCCAGGCACGTTCAACGGCGATCCACGAATCCCAGAGTTTGTTCTTTGAGATGCAACTGGGCCGCAGCAACGCGTTCCTAAAACACCTGTTGCCTGCCGTTCATGCCCGTTTCGGTAGCCAGGCGGCGTTTAGCGAAGAGAATTTTATCGCCTGGAACCAGCGCGTGAAGCCGGGTTACATCCGCGTCGATGCCGATGAGGTAAGCTATCCGGCACATGTTGTGCTGCGCTATGAGATTGAGCGTTCGCTGATTAATGGCGAAATCGAGGTGGAGGATATTCCGGCCTTGTGGGATGAGAAAATGCAGGCCTGGCTCGGGTTGTCCACTAAAGATAACTACCGCAACGGCTGCATGCAGGATATCCACTGGACCGACGGCGGCTTTGGATACTTCCCGTCGTACACGCTGGGTGCAATGTATGCCGCACAGCTTTTCCATGCGGCGAAAACCGCGCTGCCAGGCTTACACGCATCTATTGCTGGCGGTGACTTCTCTGCCTTGTTTGACTGGCTGCGCCAGAACATCTGGCAGCATGGCAGCCGCTTCACGACCTCACAGCTGATCACCCAGGCCACGGGTGAAGATCTCAATATCCGCTATTTCCGTGAACACCTGACGTCACGTTATCTGTAA
- a CDS encoding MFS transporter — translation MSRTTTIDTAPASDIDVLPARSQPVQFIKRGTPPFMRVTLALFSAGLATFALLYCVQPILPVLSHEFGVSPASSSISLSISTGMLAVGLLFTGPLSDAIGRKQVMVTALMLASVCTLLSTMMTSWHGILIMRALIGLSLSGVAAVGMTYLSEEIHPSFVAFSMGLYISGNSIGGMSGRLLSGVFTDIFNWRIALAVIGCFALASALMFWRILPESRHFRPTSLRPKTLFINFRLHWRDKGLPLLFLAGFLLMGSFVTLFNYIGYRLMLSPWHLSQAFVGLLSVAYLTGTWSSPKAGAMTARFGRGPVMLVSTGVMLVGLLMTLFSSLWLIFAGMLLFSAGFFAAHSVASSWIGPRARRAKGQASSLYLFSYYLGSSIAGTLGGVFWHNYGWNGVGGFIALMLCAALLVGRSLHRRLK, via the coding sequence GTGAGTCGTACAACTACCATCGATACCGCTCCGGCAAGCGATATTGATGTTTTACCCGCAAGATCTCAGCCAGTTCAGTTCATTAAACGTGGTACTCCCCCATTTATGCGCGTCACTCTGGCGCTCTTCTCCGCCGGGCTGGCAACGTTTGCCCTGCTGTATTGCGTTCAGCCTATTCTGCCTGTTTTATCTCATGAGTTTGGTGTATCGCCTGCGAGCAGCAGTATTTCACTTTCCATTTCCACCGGGATGCTGGCGGTCGGTTTGTTGTTTACCGGGCCGCTCTCCGATGCGATTGGTCGCAAACAGGTGATGGTCACCGCACTTATGCTGGCGTCTGTCTGTACATTACTCTCCACCATGATGACCAGTTGGCACGGCATCCTGATCATGCGCGCATTGATCGGGTTATCACTCAGCGGCGTGGCCGCCGTTGGGATGACCTACCTCAGCGAAGAGATCCACCCCAGCTTTGTCGCCTTCTCGATGGGGTTGTACATCAGCGGGAACTCCATCGGCGGCATGAGCGGGCGTCTCTTAAGCGGTGTGTTTACCGACATCTTCAACTGGCGAATAGCGCTGGCGGTGATTGGCTGTTTCGCCCTCGCCTCTGCGTTGATGTTCTGGAGGATCCTCCCTGAATCCCGCCACTTTCGTCCCACGTCCCTGCGCCCGAAAACCTTGTTTATCAATTTTCGACTGCACTGGCGTGACAAAGGGCTGCCGCTGCTGTTCCTGGCGGGCTTCCTGCTGATGGGCTCTTTTGTGACGCTGTTTAACTACATTGGCTATCGTCTGATGCTCTCTCCGTGGCATCTGAGCCAGGCTTTTGTCGGCCTGCTTTCTGTCGCCTATCTCACCGGGACCTGGAGTTCGCCAAAAGCCGGGGCCATGACTGCACGCTTTGGCCGTGGGCCGGTCATGCTGGTGTCGACGGGCGTCATGCTGGTTGGTTTGCTGATGACACTTTTCTCATCCTTGTGGCTTATTTTTGCCGGAATGTTGCTGTTCTCCGCAGGCTTTTTCGCCGCCCATTCGGTTGCCAGTAGCTGGATCGGCCCACGCGCACGTCGTGCTAAAGGCCAGGCCTCATCCCTGTATTTGTTCAGTTATTACCTGGGTTCAAGTATCGCCGGGACACTCGGCGGCGTTTTCTGGCATAACTATGGCTGGAACGGTGTCGGGGGATTCATTGCACTGATGCTGTGCGCGGCGTTGCTGGTTGGGAGAAGTCTTCATCGACGCTTAAAATAG
- a CDS encoding bifunctional diguanylate cyclase/phosphodiesterase, which yields MYYTLSWRNIPTAKTLFVMIFMAGIGLIVSVVALLYLSLHLISTKTNEIDEHRSALSVQGAIQTSVNRVSSLVIDNAVWDDAVREVYKPDINTEWLYNTWGAGFKINNLYDGTFVLDQHFNVLWGSFRSKPFTEKSLDFFGNGLKALISQHTRALPSDKTIYAGITRTRNGVAFIGIGLVRPMVGPLKVNDDTRRYLVITRHLNPQILSDLGATFQIDNLNYTPDKINDTSMPLRSSAGELLGYLNWQARLPGAQAAHAASSEITQIVILAAALILLFILLSSVGLYKLARGESQARLVARTDWLSHLPNRRALIESLDKVSLRGDIDVKSVVFIDLDGFKDVNDIYGHSVGDDLIIAIAKTLRERVPPGGMLARMGGDEFAMTIGGDRAEALAAAFAGSVLDFLNTPIRLGDRTIHIGASIGIASGTLIECTSSELFRRADIAMYHSKITGKGRITHYDAELNSAREWQLAIENQIRNGLERNEFDVWYQPIIDARSQKMTSVEALVRWPRRPAGELGPDTFISIAETSGLIYKLGQFVLHRACQDLEPFNDLKLSVNISPAQFRDPEFEDKVAKVLEMTRFPAKRLQLEVTETYVLENPERARTAIVNLKALGTAVALDDFGTGYSSIGYLRRFNFDTIKIDKSLAGLVDNDEQAAALVSGTVRIANALGMAVVAEGVENEKQMKLLRLAGCDQLQGFWFSQPMPIEAIIELRQVRQC from the coding sequence ATGTATTACACATTAAGCTGGCGTAATATTCCTACGGCAAAAACCCTGTTTGTCATGATATTTATGGCCGGGATCGGCTTAATCGTTTCGGTTGTCGCACTGCTTTATCTTTCGCTTCATCTTATCAGCACCAAAACCAATGAAATTGATGAGCACCGCTCCGCGCTCTCGGTTCAGGGTGCTATCCAGACTTCCGTAAACCGCGTCTCGTCACTGGTTATCGATAATGCCGTCTGGGATGACGCCGTTCGGGAGGTTTACAAACCCGATATCAACACCGAATGGTTGTATAACACATGGGGAGCGGGTTTTAAGATCAATAATCTCTACGATGGCACATTTGTACTGGATCAACATTTCAACGTGCTGTGGGGCTCGTTCCGGAGCAAACCCTTTACCGAAAAAAGTCTCGATTTTTTTGGCAATGGCCTGAAAGCGTTGATCAGCCAGCACACCCGCGCGTTACCCAGCGATAAGACTATCTATGCCGGGATCACCAGAACCCGCAATGGTGTGGCGTTCATTGGCATTGGGCTTGTTCGGCCAATGGTCGGGCCTCTGAAGGTCAATGATGATACACGTCGATATCTGGTGATTACACGTCATCTCAACCCCCAGATACTCTCCGATCTGGGCGCGACGTTTCAAATCGATAATCTGAACTATACCCCGGACAAAATTAACGATACGAGCATGCCGCTTCGAAGTTCAGCGGGAGAGTTACTGGGTTACCTGAACTGGCAAGCGCGTCTGCCTGGCGCACAGGCAGCTCATGCGGCATCGTCAGAAATTACACAGATCGTCATTCTGGCGGCAGCCCTGATCTTACTGTTTATTCTGCTGAGCAGCGTTGGGTTGTACAAGCTTGCGAGAGGAGAAAGTCAGGCCCGGCTGGTGGCAAGAACCGACTGGCTAAGCCACCTGCCAAACCGACGTGCGCTGATTGAGTCCCTGGATAAGGTGAGCTTGCGCGGAGATATTGATGTTAAAAGCGTGGTCTTTATCGATCTTGATGGTTTTAAAGATGTGAATGATATCTATGGTCACAGCGTTGGTGATGATTTGATCATCGCCATTGCCAAAACGCTGCGCGAGCGGGTTCCGCCAGGAGGGATGCTGGCGCGTATGGGGGGAGATGAGTTTGCAATGACCATTGGAGGCGATCGTGCTGAAGCGCTGGCCGCGGCTTTTGCCGGGTCGGTGCTTGATTTTCTCAATACGCCCATTCGTCTGGGCGATCGCACGATTCATATTGGAGCCAGTATCGGCATTGCCAGCGGAACCCTGATTGAATGCACCAGCTCTGAATTGTTCCGCCGGGCAGATATCGCGATGTATCACTCCAAAATTACCGGAAAAGGGCGTATTACCCATTATGACGCCGAGCTGAACAGCGCGCGTGAATGGCAACTGGCGATAGAAAATCAGATCCGCAATGGACTTGAACGCAATGAGTTTGACGTCTGGTATCAGCCCATCATTGATGCACGTAGCCAGAAAATGACCAGCGTAGAAGCCCTTGTCCGCTGGCCGCGTCGCCCGGCAGGCGAACTTGGGCCAGATACCTTTATTTCCATTGCCGAGACAAGCGGTTTGATCTACAAGCTCGGGCAATTCGTCCTGCATCGCGCGTGTCAGGATCTAGAGCCTTTCAACGATCTGAAACTGTCAGTGAATATCTCCCCGGCGCAATTCCGCGATCCCGAATTTGAAGATAAGGTCGCAAAAGTACTGGAGATGACCCGTTTCCCCGCTAAACGCCTGCAACTGGAAGTAACAGAAACCTATGTACTGGAAAATCCGGAACGCGCAAGGACGGCAATCGTCAATCTTAAAGCGTTAGGCACAGCAGTGGCACTGGACGACTTTGGCACGGGGTATTCGAGCATTGGCTATTTGCGGCGCTTTAACTTTGACACCATCAAAATAGACAAATCGCTGGCTGGGCTCGTGGATAACGATGAGCAGGCGGCAGCACTGGTGAGTGGAACCGTGCGGATCGCGAATGCACTGGGCATGGCGGTTGTGGCTGAAGGGGTGGAAAACGAAAAACAGATGAAATTGCTCAGGCTGGCTGGCTGCGATCAGTTGCAGGGCTTCTGGTTCAGCCAGCCGATGCCTATCGAGGCAATTATCGAATTACGTCAGGTAAGACAGTGCTGA
- a CDS encoding thioredoxin fold domain-containing protein codes for MKGMMKTIASAILCTMSLSSFATQPPVTDNTPKEAYDDITRSLSDLHPITFQAPAEKYKLLVFIDNQCGYCSDVVKNVKQYTDAGLTMSFLTVAPGAIRDSVIEDMGRVWCSADKVKSLQSAMAGFLPDNDTTPACSDLVTRQSALADRLGITVTPVMVVIEPSSRTIVGSQSPEHILASLKK; via the coding sequence ATGAAAGGCATGATGAAGACCATTGCGTCGGCAATACTGTGTACGATGAGTTTGAGTTCATTCGCAACGCAGCCCCCTGTCACGGATAACACACCGAAAGAAGCGTATGACGATATCACCCGCTCTCTGTCTGATCTCCACCCCATAACGTTTCAGGCTCCCGCTGAAAAGTACAAGCTTCTGGTCTTTATTGATAACCAGTGCGGCTACTGCAGTGACGTAGTGAAAAATGTTAAGCAGTACACAGATGCAGGCCTGACGATGTCGTTTCTGACCGTCGCGCCCGGCGCTATTCGCGATTCGGTGATTGAAGATATGGGCAGAGTCTGGTGTTCTGCGGATAAGGTGAAAAGCCTGCAAAGTGCGATGGCGGGATTTTTACCTGATAATGACACAACTCCGGCCTGTTCCGACCTGGTCACGCGGCAATCAGCCCTTGCAGACAGGCTCGGCATTACGGTAACTCCCGTTATGGTTGTCATTGAGCCATCATCGCGGACGATTGTGGGCAGTCAGTCTCCGGAACACATACTCGCGTCACTGAAGAAGTAA
- a CDS encoding serine protease has translation MRKSVVLLMGTVALFSGVSHADDSGDDTLSAKDVKTLFFGHDDRTRVSDPTQPPWDAIGQLETASGNLCTATLITPQLALTAGHCLLTPPNGKPDKAIALRFVSQKGVWRYEIHGIEGRVDPSLGKRLKPDGDGWIVPPAAASWDFGLIVLRYPPSGITPLPLFDGDKAALTAALKTADRKVTQSGYPVDHLDTLYTHNDCVVTGWAQNSVLSHQCDTLPGDSGSPLMLKTDSGWQLIGVQSSAPAAKDRWRADNRALSVTGFRDRLEALAQQ, from the coding sequence ATGCGTAAATCTGTTGTGTTGTTAATGGGAACGGTTGCTCTCTTTTCTGGCGTTTCACATGCGGACGATAGCGGTGATGACACCCTTTCCGCCAAAGATGTAAAAACGTTGTTTTTCGGTCATGACGACCGGACGCGTGTCTCCGATCCTACTCAGCCACCCTGGGATGCCATCGGGCAACTGGAAACCGCCAGCGGCAACTTATGCACAGCGACCTTAATTACCCCCCAACTGGCACTTACGGCAGGCCACTGTTTGTTAACGCCGCCAAATGGCAAACCGGATAAAGCCATCGCGTTACGTTTTGTATCGCAAAAAGGGGTATGGCGTTATGAAATCCACGGTATTGAAGGCCGCGTAGACCCGTCACTGGGTAAACGTTTAAAACCCGATGGCGACGGCTGGATTGTCCCACCGGCTGCTGCATCGTGGGATTTTGGTCTGATCGTATTGCGTTATCCGCCGTCAGGTATTACACCACTGCCCTTGTTTGACGGCGATAAAGCCGCGCTGACGGCCGCACTGAAAACAGCCGATCGAAAAGTGACGCAGTCAGGCTACCCGGTGGATCATCTTGACACGCTCTACACGCACAACGACTGTGTTGTTACGGGCTGGGCACAAAACAGTGTGTTATCGCACCAGTGCGATACGCTCCCCGGTGACAGTGGCTCGCCACTGATGTTAAAAACCGACAGCGGCTGGCAGTTGATTGGTGTGCAGAGTTCAGCCCCCGCCGCCAAAGACAGATGGCGTGCAGATAACCGCGCATTGTCCGTGACCGGTTTTCGCGACAGGCTGGAAGCGTTGGCGCAACAATAA
- a CDS encoding AI-2E family transporter, with amino-acid sequence MAKPIITLNGLKIVIMLGMMVIILTGVRFAADIIVPFILALFIAVILNPLVQRMVRLRVPRVLAISLLIGIIIIAMVLLVAYLGTSLNELARTLPKYRSSLVIPLLQLEPWLQRAGIEVSVEELLKYIDPNAAMTLVTSLLTQLSNAMTSIFLLFLTVVFMLFEVPQLPAKLQQVMARPAEGMQAIQRALDSVSRYLVLKTAISLVTGAVVWGMLAALDVRFAFVWGLLAFALNYIPNIGSVLAAIPPILQVLVFSGFYDALVLLAGYLLINLIFGNMLEPRMMGRGLGLSTLVVFLSLIFWGWLLGPVGMLLSVPLTIIVKIALEQTAGGQSIAILLSDMDHR; translated from the coding sequence ATGGCCAAACCTATCATTACCCTTAACGGGCTTAAAATTGTCATCATGCTGGGTATGATGGTGATCATTCTGACGGGCGTGCGTTTCGCTGCCGATATCATCGTCCCATTTATTCTGGCACTGTTTATCGCGGTGATCCTCAACCCGCTGGTACAGCGTATGGTTCGGCTACGCGTACCGCGTGTTTTAGCGATCTCACTGCTGATCGGCATCATTATTATCGCGATGGTGCTGCTTGTCGCGTATCTGGGAACATCGCTCAATGAACTGGCACGCACGCTACCAAAATACCGTTCATCGCTGGTCATTCCCCTCTTGCAGCTAGAGCCCTGGCTACAACGTGCAGGTATTGAGGTATCGGTTGAAGAACTGCTGAAATATATCGACCCAAATGCCGCAATGACGCTGGTCACCAGTTTGCTGACACAACTTTCAAATGCCATGACCTCCATTTTCTTGCTGTTTTTGACAGTGGTATTCATGTTGTTTGAAGTGCCACAGTTACCCGCAAAATTACAACAGGTCATGGCCCGTCCTGCTGAAGGGATGCAAGCCATCCAGCGCGCACTGGATAGTGTCTCTCGCTATCTGGTGTTGAAAACCGCCATTAGCCTGGTGACGGGTGCTGTTGTCTGGGGCATGCTTGCCGCGCTGGATGTTCGCTTTGCGTTCGTCTGGGGATTACTGGCTTTTGCACTTAACTACATTCCTAATATTGGGTCCGTACTGGCAGCCATTCCCCCCATTCTTCAGGTCCTGGTCTTCAGTGGATTTTACGATGCCCTCGTCTTACTCGCAGGTTATCTGCTCATTAACCTGATATTTGGAAATATGCTGGAACCGCGAATGATGGGCCGCGGACTGGGACTGTCCACTTTAGTGGTGTTCTTGTCGTTAATTTTCTGGGGCTGGCTGCTTGGGCCGGTCGGCATGCTGCTTTCTGTGCCTTTGACCATTATTGTGAAAATCGCCCTGGAACAGACGGCAGGCGGGCAAAGCATCGCGATACTGTTGAGCGATATGGATCATCGCTAA
- the mdtJ gene encoding multidrug/spermidine efflux SMR transporter subunit MdtJ: MFYWVLLALAIVAEITGTLSMKWASVSDGNTGFILMLVMISLSYIFLSFAVKKIALGVAYALWEGIGILLITLFSVLLFDETLSTMKIAGLTTLVAGIVLIKSGTRKPVKQQKEQAHAAV, from the coding sequence ATGTTTTATTGGGTATTATTAGCGTTGGCTATCGTGGCTGAAATTACGGGTACGCTTTCAATGAAATGGGCCAGTGTCAGCGACGGCAATACTGGCTTTATTTTAATGTTGGTGATGATCTCACTCTCCTATATTTTCCTGTCCTTTGCGGTAAAAAAAATCGCCCTGGGTGTCGCTTATGCGTTATGGGAAGGTATCGGTATTTTATTGATCACACTCTTCAGCGTACTGTTATTTGATGAAACGTTATCGACCATGAAAATTGCCGGTCTGACAACGCTGGTTGCGGGTATCGTGCTGATTAAATCGGGCACGCGTAAGCCAGTAAAACAGCAGAAGGAGCAGGCTCATGCAGCAGTTTGA
- the asr gene encoding acid resistance repetitive basic protein Asr gives MNKVLALVVAAAMGLSSAAFAAETTATATPAAAPAATTTAAPAKAVHHKKHHKAAVKKEAAAPATAAPTEQKAQAAKKHHKKAAKPAVEQKAQAAKKHHKKAAKPAVEQKAQAAKKHHKKATKPAVAQKAQAAKKHHKKAVKHEAAKPAAQPAA, from the coding sequence ATGAATAAAGTATTAGCTCTGGTTGTTGCCGCTGCTATGGGTCTGTCTTCCGCTGCATTCGCTGCTGAAACTACCGCGACCGCAACACCTGCTGCTGCGCCAGCTGCAACCACTACCGCTGCGCCAGCAAAAGCGGTTCACCATAAGAAACATCATAAAGCAGCAGTGAAAAAAGAAGCCGCTGCTCCAGCAACCGCAGCACCAACTGAGCAGAAAGCTCAGGCGGCTAAAAAGCACCACAAAAAAGCCGCTAAACCCGCTGTAGAGCAGAAAGCTCAGGCGGCTAAAAAGCATCACAAAAAAGCGGCTAAACCTGCTGTAGAGCAGAAAGCTCAGGCGGCTAAAAAGCACCACAAAAAAGCGACTAAACCCGCTGTAGCTCAGAAAGCTCAGGCTGCTAAAAAACACCACAAAAAAGCAGTGAAACACGAAGCTGCTAAACCAGCTGCACAGCCAGCTGCATAA
- a CDS encoding LysR family transcriptional regulator: MNIELRHLRYFVAVAEELHFGRAAARLNISQPPLSQQIQILEQQVGARLLARTNRSVSLTAAGKQFLADSRQILGMVEEAAARAERLYLGETGELRIGFTSSAPFISAVSETLSSFRRDFPDVHIQTREINTREQIAPLNEGALDLGLMRNTQLPETLTWQVILREPLMAMIPHDHPLASHPVVTLAELAQEPFVFFDPQVGTGLYDDILGMMRRYGLSPVITQEVGEAMTIIGLVAAGLGVSILPASFQRVQLREMRWVSIKEKDAVSEMWLVWSKHREQSHAAQRFKTQLMTAARGRYL; this comes from the coding sequence ATGAATATCGAGCTGCGTCATTTGCGCTACTTTGTTGCAGTGGCGGAAGAGTTACATTTTGGCCGGGCTGCGGCGCGCCTGAATATTTCACAACCCCCGCTGAGCCAGCAAATTCAGATCCTGGAACAACAGGTGGGGGCGCGTTTACTTGCGCGAACCAACCGTAGCGTCAGCCTGACGGCGGCGGGAAAACAGTTTCTTGCCGATAGCCGACAGATCCTGGGCATGGTGGAAGAGGCGGCGGCGAGAGCAGAGCGGCTCTACCTGGGGGAAACCGGTGAACTGCGGATTGGGTTTACCTCATCTGCCCCCTTTATCAGCGCGGTTTCTGAAACGCTCTCCTCGTTTCGGCGTGATTTCCCTGATGTGCATATTCAGACCCGTGAAATAAACACTCGTGAGCAGATCGCGCCGCTAAACGAGGGGGCGCTGGACCTCGGGTTGATGCGTAATACGCAACTGCCGGAGACGCTAACGTGGCAGGTTATCTTGCGTGAACCGCTAATGGCGATGATCCCACACGATCATCCGCTGGCCTCTCACCCGGTAGTCACGCTGGCGGAACTGGCGCAGGAGCCGTTTGTCTTTTTTGACCCGCAGGTGGGAACCGGATTATATGACGACATTCTTGGCATGATGCGTCGCTATGGTCTGTCTCCGGTGATTACGCAAGAGGTCGGGGAGGCGATGACCATTATCGGCCTGGTGGCTGCGGGTCTTGGCGTTTCAATTCTTCCGGCCTCTTTTCAGCGGGTGCAATTACGCGAAATGCGCTGGGTATCTATCAAAGAAAAAGATGCAGTGTCTGAGATGTGGCTGGTGTGGTCAAAACATCGGGAACAGAGTCATGCGGCACAGCGTTTCAAAACGCAGTTGATGACAGCCGCTCGTGGGCGTTATTTATAG
- the mdtI gene encoding multidrug/spermidine efflux SMR transporter subunit MdtI, giving the protein MQQFEWVHAAWLAFAIVLEIVANVFLKFSDGFRRKFYGLMSIAAVLGAFSALSQAVKGIDLSVAYALWGGFGIAATLAAGWILFGQRLNNKGWVGLLLLLAGMIMIKLA; this is encoded by the coding sequence ATGCAGCAGTTTGAGTGGGTACACGCTGCCTGGTTGGCATTTGCTATCGTGCTGGAAATTGTGGCAAACGTATTTTTGAAGTTTTCTGATGGTTTCCGGCGGAAATTCTACGGCCTTATGTCCATTGCTGCCGTACTGGGCGCATTCAGTGCATTGTCACAGGCGGTAAAAGGCATCGACCTTTCGGTCGCGTATGCGTTGTGGGGCGGTTTTGGTATTGCCGCCACCCTGGCCGCAGGCTGGATCCTGTTTGGCCAACGATTAAATAACAAAGGCTGGGTCGGCTTATTGTTGTTGCTGGCAGGAATGATCATGATAAAACTTGCCTGA
- a CDS encoding zinc-dependent alcohol dehydrogenase family protein → MDNLALRYGRFGEPGSVLQPDMSSPGPLMPGCLRVQMLFSPVNASDIIPITGAYRHRTPLPTVAGYEGVGVVIDAPEEAVHLLGKRVLPLRGQGTWQRYVDCPLSMAIPVPDDIHSHLAARAYINPLAAQLMLTHYPSAGKRVLLTAAGSDCAILLGQWARRLGAETVYGIHRSAIHADRLAALGIIPISQNETATIRAIAAQSDRVYDATGGRLAEEILNAMPEEGVFICYGILSGQPFRQQHARPRVEWFHIRNYLDTLSVEEWQAAFRQIWSRLRTSHYSEATLFPLTEWQAALTFYREAGRFSKPLLSMGL, encoded by the coding sequence ATGGATAATTTGGCGCTAAGGTATGGCCGTTTTGGCGAGCCGGGCTCCGTGCTGCAGCCAGATATGTCATCGCCAGGCCCGCTTATGCCAGGATGCCTTCGGGTGCAGATGCTTTTTTCTCCGGTGAATGCGTCGGATATTATTCCCATCACTGGCGCATACCGCCACCGAACGCCTTTGCCGACAGTGGCAGGATATGAGGGCGTCGGAGTGGTGATTGACGCGCCGGAAGAGGCTGTTCATCTGCTCGGAAAGCGTGTCTTACCGTTACGTGGACAGGGGACCTGGCAGCGCTATGTGGATTGCCCGCTCAGTATGGCGATTCCTGTGCCCGACGATATCCATTCGCACCTTGCCGCGCGAGCCTATATCAACCCCCTTGCTGCACAACTGATGCTCACACACTATCCTTCGGCAGGAAAACGCGTGCTGTTGACGGCGGCGGGGTCTGACTGTGCCATCTTACTGGGGCAGTGGGCGCGACGTCTGGGCGCAGAGACGGTGTACGGCATTCATCGCTCAGCCATTCACGCAGACCGTTTAGCGGCGCTGGGCATCATACCGATCTCGCAAAATGAGACGGCCACCATCAGGGCCATCGCCGCACAGTCAGACAGGGTTTACGATGCCACGGGGGGGCGTCTGGCAGAAGAGATCCTGAATGCCATGCCAGAAGAGGGCGTTTTTATCTGTTATGGCATCCTTTCAGGCCAGCCGTTCCGCCAACAGCACGCTCGTCCGAGGGTTGAATGGTTCCACATCCGCAATTATCTGGATACGCTGAGTGTTGAGGAATGGCAGGCGGCGTTTCGTCAGATCTGGTCGAGGCTGCGAACAAGCCACTACAGCGAGGCGACGTTATTTCCCCTGACTGAGTGGCAGGCTGCACTGACGTTTTATCGTGAGGCAGGAAGGTTCAGCAAGCCGTTGCTGTCGATGGGACTGTGA